In Stigmatopora nigra isolate UIUO_SnigA chromosome 18, RoL_Snig_1.1, whole genome shotgun sequence, one genomic interval encodes:
- the dhx8 gene encoding ATP-dependent RNA helicase DHX8 isoform X2 — protein sequence MAEADVDELSQLEFLSLVSKVCTELDNHLGISDKDLAEFVISLAEKEPTFDGFKVLLLENGAEFTDSLIGNLLRLIQTMRPPSKSSTRKAAPEIQKPKSEKDRLKDLFPALCKPDEAPPKLLDEEDVKIAADAMKELEMFMPSVSSSDSKRERSHADKSRRRSRSRSRDRHRHRDGDRRRRRHSRSKSRSRSRDRHRDHDRSRDGDRSRDGDRSRDRDRSRDRDRSRRRDRSSRWSERSPSPRKDRDRDWKDKHVDRPPPEEPSVGDIYNGKVTSIMQFGCFVQLEGLRKRWEGLVHISELRREGRVANVADVVSKGQRVKIKVLSFTGSKTSLSMKDVDQETGEDLNPNRRRNVGPDGSEEVNLRNPDGPTNLNLGPARELEQDDTLERKRLTKISDPEKWEIKQMIAANVLSKEEFPDFDDETGILPKVDDEEDEDLEIELVEEEPPFLRGHTKQSMDMSPVKIVKNPDGSLSQAAMMQSALAKERRELKQAAREAEMDSIPMGLNKHWVDPLPDADGRQIAANMRGIGMMPNDIPEWKKHAFGGNKASYGKKTQLSILEQRESLPIYKLKEQLIQAVHDNQILIVIGETGSGKTTQITQYLAEAGYTTRGKIGCTQPRRVAAMSVAKRVSEEYGCCLGQEVGYTIRFEDCTSPETVIKYMTDGMLLRECLIDSELGQYAIIMLDEAHERTIHTDVLFGLLKKTVQKRTDMKLIVTSATLDAVKFSQYFYEAPIFTIPGRTYPVEVLYTKEPETDYLDASLITVMQIHLTEPPGDILVFLTGQEEIDTACEILYERMKSLGPDVPELIILPVYSALPSEMQTRIFDPAPPGSRKVVIATNIAETSLTIDGIYYVVDPGFVKQKVYNSKTGIDQLVVTPISQAQAKQRAGRAGRTGPGKCYRLYTERAYRDEMLTTNVPEIQRTNLASTVLSLKAMGINDLLSFDFMDAPPMETLITAMEQLYTLGALDDEGLLTRLGRRMAEFPLEPMLCKMLIMSVHLGCSEEMLTIVSMLSVQNVFYRPKDKQALADQKKAKFHQPEGDHLTLLAVYNSWKNNKFSNPWCYENFIQARSLRRGQDIRKQMLGIMDRHKLDVVSCGKATVRVQKAICSGFFRNAAKKDPQEGYRTLIDQQVVYIHPSSALFNRQPEWVVYHELVLTTKEYMREVTTIDPRWLVEFAPAFFKVSDPTRLSKQKKQQRLEPLYNRYEEPNAWRISRAFRRR from the exons ATGGCGGAGGCTGATGTTGACGAGCTCTCACAACTTGAATTTTTATCTTTGGTGTCAAAAGTATGCACGGAGCTTGACAACCATCTTGGAATCAGCGACAAAGATCTAG CTGAATTCGTTATCAGCCTGGCAGAAAAAGAACCCACATTTGATGGATTTAAAGTGCTCCTGCTAGAAAATGGAGCCGAATTTACA GATTCCCTCATTGGTAACTTGCTCAGACTTATTCAGACCATGAGACCCCCGTCTAAGTCGAGCACAAGGAAAG CAGCACCTGAAATTCAAAAGCCAAAATCCGAGAAGGATCGTCTGAAGGATTTGTTTCCTGCGCTCTGCAAGCCAGATGAAGCACCACCG AAACTCCTGGACGAAGAAGACGTAAAGATAGCGGCCGATGCCATGAAAGAGCTGGAGATGTTCATGCCCAGCGTAAGCAGCAGCGACTCTAAACGTGAACGGTCCCACGCGGATAAGAGCAGACGCCGCAGTCGGAGCAGAAGTCGTGACCGACATAGACACCGGGATGGCGACCGCAGAAGGCGCCGCCATTCGCGTTCCAAGTCCAGATCTCGCTCTAGAGACCGGCACAGAGACCACGATCGCTCCAGGGATGGCGATCGTTCCAGGGACGGAGATCGCTCCAGGGACCGTGACCGATCCAGGGACCGCGACCGCTCCAGGAGGCGAGATCGGTCCTCCCGTTGGAGTGAGCGTTCGCCAAGCCCCCGCAAGGATCGAGACCGAGACTGGAAAGACAAACATGTGGACCGCCCACCACCGGAGGAACCATCTGTTGGCGACATATACAACGGAAAAGTCACCAGTATTATGCAGTTTGGATGTTTTGTTCAGTTGGAGGGCCTCAG GAAACGATGGgaaggtttagtgcacatttccGAACTGAGACGCGAGGGCCGAGTGGCTAATGTCGCCGACGTAGTCAGCAAAGGTCAAAGAGTCAAGATCAAAGTTCTGTCCTTCACTGGCTCCAAAACCAGTCTCAGCATGAAA GACGTGGATCAGGAGACGGGTGAGGACCTGAACCCCAACAGGAGGAGGAACGTCGGACCCGATGGGAGCGAGGAAGTGAACCTGAGAAACCCGGATGGGCCTACCAACCTCAACCTGGGACCCGCCAGGGAACTGGAACAGGATGACACGCTGGAGAGGAAGAGGCTCACCAAGATCTCTGATCCGGAGAAATGGGAAATCAAGCAG ATGATTGCCGccaacgttttatccaaggaagaATTCCCAGATTTTGACGACGAGACTGGAATCCTCCCAAAAGTTGATGACGAAGAAG ACGAAGACTTGGAAATCGAGCTGGTTGAAGAAGAGCCACCGTTCCTGAGAGGACACACCAAACAGAGTATGGACATGAGCCCTGTCAAGATTGTCAAG AATCCAGACGGCTCGCTGTCCCAGGCGGCCATGATGCAAAGCGCTCTTGCCAAAGAGCGGCGGGAACTGAAGCAGGCTGCACGTGAGGCCGAGATGGACTCCATCCCCATGGGACTCAACAAACACTGGGTCGACCCGCTACCTGACG CTGATGGCAGACAGATTGCAGCCAACATGCGTGGCATCGGTATGATGCCCAACGACATCCCTGAATGGAAGAAGCACGCGTTTGGTGGCAACAAGGCTTCTTATGGAAAGAAGACTCAGCTGTCCATCCTGGAGCAGAGGGAAAGTTTGCCTATCTATAAGCTGAAGGAGCAACTCATACAG GCCGTCCACGACAACCAGATTCTCATCGTGATCGGCGAGACTGGATCAGGAAAGACCACACAGATCACCCAGTACCTGGCGGAAGCCGGCTACACCACCCGGGGCAAAATCGGCTGCACGCAGCCTCGACGTGTTGCCGCCATGTCCGTTGCCAAAAGAGTCTCAGAAGAGTATGGGTGTTGTCTTGGGCAGGAG GTTGGCTACACCATTCGATTCGAGGACTGCACCAGTCCGGAAACGGTCATCAAGTACATGACGGACGGAATGTTGCTGAGGGAGTGTCTGATCGACTCGGAGCTGGGACAGTACGCCATCATTATGCTGGACGAAGCCCACGAGAGGACCATCCACACTGACGTCCTCTTTGGTCTCCTCAAGAAG ACGGTGCAGAAACGCACTGACATGAAGTTAATCGTGACATCGGCTACACTGGACGCTGTGAAGTTCTCACAGTACTTCTACGAGGCGCCCATCTTCACCATCCCTGGCAGAACGTATCCGGTGGAGGTTTTGTACACTAAAGAGCCCGAAACAGACTATTTGGATGCCAGCCTCATCACCGTAATGCAGATTCACCTGACCGAGCCACCCG GTGACATCTTGGTGTTTCTGACTGGACAAGAAGAAATCGACACCGCTTGCGAGATCCTTTACGAGCGCATGAAATCACTTGGACCCGATGTCCCAGAACTCATCATTCTTCCGGTTTATTCGGCACTGCCTAGCGAAATGCAGACCAGGATTTTTGACCCGGCTCCACCGGGCAGCAGGAAg GTGGTCATCGCAACAAACATCGCCGAAACGTCGCTAACCATTGACGGCATCTACTACGTGGTGGACCCTGGCTTTGTGAAGCAGAAGGTCTACAACTCCAAGACGGGCATTGACCAGCTGGTGGTGACCCCCATTTCACAG GCACAAGCAAAGCAACGGGCGGGCCGAGCCGGCAGAACGGGCCCGGGGAAATGTTACCGTCTCTATACAGAGCGAGCATACAGGGACGAGATGTTGACCACCAACGTGCCGGAGATTCAGAGGACCAACTTGGCCAGCACGGTGCTTTCGCTCAAG GCGATGGGTATCAACGACCTGCTGTCCTTCGACTTCATGGACGCTCCTCCCATGGAGACCCTGATCACAGCCATGGAGCAGTTATATACTCTTGGCGCACTGGATGACGAGGGACTGCTCACACGATTGGGACGAAGG ATGGCAGAATTCCCCTTGGAACCCATGTTGTGCAAGATGTTGATCATGTCGGTGCATCTAGGCTGCAGCGAGGAGATGCTCACCATTGTGTCCATGTTGTCCGTGCAGAACGTCTTCTACAGACCCAAA GACAAGCAAGCCTTAGCAGACCAGAAGAAGGCAAAGTTCCATCAGCCTGAGGGTGACCATCTCACACTGCTGGCTGTCTACAATTCTTGGAAGAACAACAAGTTCTCCAACCCGTGGTGTTACGAGAACTTCATTCAAGCACGCTCCCTTAGGAGAGGGCAGGACATCCGCAAGCAGATGTTGGGCATCATGGACCG GCACAAGTTGGATGTGGTATCTTGCGGCAAAGCCACGGTGAGGGTCCAAAAAGCAATTTGCAGTGGTTTCTTCCGGAACGCCGCCAAGAAGGACCCTCAAGAGGGTTACAGGACCCTCATTGACCAGCAGGTGGTCTACATTCATCCATCCAGCGCTTTGTTTAACCGGCAGCCAGAATG GGTGGTCTACCACGAACTGGTGCTCACCACCAAGGAGTATATGCGTGAGGTGACCACCATCGACCCACGTTGGCTGGTGGAGTTTGCACCCGCCTTCTTTAAGGTGTCTGACCCCACACGTCTCAGCAAGCAGAAGAAGCAGCAGAGACTTGAGCCTCTGTATAACCGCTACGAAGAACCAAACGCGTGGAGAATTTCAAGAGCTTTCAGGAGACGTTAA
- the dhx8 gene encoding ATP-dependent RNA helicase DHX8 isoform X1, with the protein MKELEMFMPSVSSSDSKRERSHADKSRRRSRSRSRDRHRHRDGDRRRRRHSRSKSRSRSRDRHRDHDRSRDGDRSRDGDRSRDRDRSRDRDRSRRRDRSSRWSERSPSPRKDRDRDWKDKHVDRPPPEEPSVGDIYNGKVTSIMQFGCFVQLEGLRKRWEGLVHISELRREGRVANVADVVSKGQRVKIKVLSFTGSKTSLSMKDVDQETGEDLNPNRRRNVGPDGSEEVNLRNPDGPTNLNLGPARELEQDDTLERKRLTKISDPEKWEIKQMIAANVLSKEEFPDFDDETGILPKVDDEEDEDLEIELVEEEPPFLRGHTKQSMDMSPVKIVKNPDGSLSQAAMMQSALAKERRELKQAAREAEMDSIPMGLNKHWVDPLPDADGRQIAANMRGIGMMPNDIPEWKKHAFGGNKASYGKKTQLSILEQRESLPIYKLKEQLIQAVHDNQILIVIGETGSGKTTQITQYLAEAGYTTRGKIGCTQPRRVAAMSVAKRVSEEYGCCLGQEVGYTIRFEDCTSPETVIKYMTDGMLLRECLIDSELGQYAIIMLDEAHERTIHTDVLFGLLKKTVQKRTDMKLIVTSATLDAVKFSQYFYEAPIFTIPGRTYPVEVLYTKEPETDYLDASLITVMQIHLTEPPGDILVFLTGQEEIDTACEILYERMKSLGPDVPELIILPVYSALPSEMQTRIFDPAPPGSRKVVIATNIAETSLTIDGIYYVVDPGFVKQKVYNSKTGIDQLVVTPISQAQAKQRAGRAGRTGPGKCYRLYTERAYRDEMLTTNVPEIQRTNLASTVLSLKAMGINDLLSFDFMDAPPMETLITAMEQLYTLGALDDEGLLTRLGRRMAEFPLEPMLCKMLIMSVHLGCSEEMLTIVSMLSVQNVFYRPKDKQALADQKKAKFHQPEGDHLTLLAVYNSWKNNKFSNPWCYENFIQARSLRRGQDIRKQMLGIMDRHKLDVVSCGKATVRVQKAICSGFFRNAAKKDPQEGYRTLIDQQVVYIHPSSALFNRQPEWVVYHELVLTTKEYMREVTTIDPRWLVEFAPAFFKVSDPTRLSKQKKQQRLEPLYNRYEEPNAWRISRAFRRR; encoded by the exons ATGAAAGAGCTGGAGATGTTCATGCCCAGCGTAAGCAGCAGCGACTCTAAACGTGAACGGTCCCACGCGGATAAGAGCAGACGCCGCAGTCGGAGCAGAAGTCGTGACCGACATAGACACCGGGATGGCGACCGCAGAAGGCGCCGCCATTCGCGTTCCAAGTCCAGATCTCGCTCTAGAGACCGGCACAGAGACCACGATCGCTCCAGGGATGGCGATCGTTCCAGGGACGGAGATCGCTCCAGGGACCGTGACCGATCCAGGGACCGCGACCGCTCCAGGAGGCGAGATCGGTCCTCCCGTTGGAGTGAGCGTTCGCCAAGCCCCCGCAAGGATCGAGACCGAGACTGGAAAGACAAACATGTGGACCGCCCACCACCGGAGGAACCATCTGTTGGCGACATATACAACGGAAAAGTCACCAGTATTATGCAGTTTGGATGTTTTGTTCAGTTGGAGGGCCTCAG GAAACGATGGgaaggtttagtgcacatttccGAACTGAGACGCGAGGGCCGAGTGGCTAATGTCGCCGACGTAGTCAGCAAAGGTCAAAGAGTCAAGATCAAAGTTCTGTCCTTCACTGGCTCCAAAACCAGTCTCAGCATGAAA GACGTGGATCAGGAGACGGGTGAGGACCTGAACCCCAACAGGAGGAGGAACGTCGGACCCGATGGGAGCGAGGAAGTGAACCTGAGAAACCCGGATGGGCCTACCAACCTCAACCTGGGACCCGCCAGGGAACTGGAACAGGATGACACGCTGGAGAGGAAGAGGCTCACCAAGATCTCTGATCCGGAGAAATGGGAAATCAAGCAG ATGATTGCCGccaacgttttatccaaggaagaATTCCCAGATTTTGACGACGAGACTGGAATCCTCCCAAAAGTTGATGACGAAGAAG ACGAAGACTTGGAAATCGAGCTGGTTGAAGAAGAGCCACCGTTCCTGAGAGGACACACCAAACAGAGTATGGACATGAGCCCTGTCAAGATTGTCAAG AATCCAGACGGCTCGCTGTCCCAGGCGGCCATGATGCAAAGCGCTCTTGCCAAAGAGCGGCGGGAACTGAAGCAGGCTGCACGTGAGGCCGAGATGGACTCCATCCCCATGGGACTCAACAAACACTGGGTCGACCCGCTACCTGACG CTGATGGCAGACAGATTGCAGCCAACATGCGTGGCATCGGTATGATGCCCAACGACATCCCTGAATGGAAGAAGCACGCGTTTGGTGGCAACAAGGCTTCTTATGGAAAGAAGACTCAGCTGTCCATCCTGGAGCAGAGGGAAAGTTTGCCTATCTATAAGCTGAAGGAGCAACTCATACAG GCCGTCCACGACAACCAGATTCTCATCGTGATCGGCGAGACTGGATCAGGAAAGACCACACAGATCACCCAGTACCTGGCGGAAGCCGGCTACACCACCCGGGGCAAAATCGGCTGCACGCAGCCTCGACGTGTTGCCGCCATGTCCGTTGCCAAAAGAGTCTCAGAAGAGTATGGGTGTTGTCTTGGGCAGGAG GTTGGCTACACCATTCGATTCGAGGACTGCACCAGTCCGGAAACGGTCATCAAGTACATGACGGACGGAATGTTGCTGAGGGAGTGTCTGATCGACTCGGAGCTGGGACAGTACGCCATCATTATGCTGGACGAAGCCCACGAGAGGACCATCCACACTGACGTCCTCTTTGGTCTCCTCAAGAAG ACGGTGCAGAAACGCACTGACATGAAGTTAATCGTGACATCGGCTACACTGGACGCTGTGAAGTTCTCACAGTACTTCTACGAGGCGCCCATCTTCACCATCCCTGGCAGAACGTATCCGGTGGAGGTTTTGTACACTAAAGAGCCCGAAACAGACTATTTGGATGCCAGCCTCATCACCGTAATGCAGATTCACCTGACCGAGCCACCCG GTGACATCTTGGTGTTTCTGACTGGACAAGAAGAAATCGACACCGCTTGCGAGATCCTTTACGAGCGCATGAAATCACTTGGACCCGATGTCCCAGAACTCATCATTCTTCCGGTTTATTCGGCACTGCCTAGCGAAATGCAGACCAGGATTTTTGACCCGGCTCCACCGGGCAGCAGGAAg GTGGTCATCGCAACAAACATCGCCGAAACGTCGCTAACCATTGACGGCATCTACTACGTGGTGGACCCTGGCTTTGTGAAGCAGAAGGTCTACAACTCCAAGACGGGCATTGACCAGCTGGTGGTGACCCCCATTTCACAG GCACAAGCAAAGCAACGGGCGGGCCGAGCCGGCAGAACGGGCCCGGGGAAATGTTACCGTCTCTATACAGAGCGAGCATACAGGGACGAGATGTTGACCACCAACGTGCCGGAGATTCAGAGGACCAACTTGGCCAGCACGGTGCTTTCGCTCAAG GCGATGGGTATCAACGACCTGCTGTCCTTCGACTTCATGGACGCTCCTCCCATGGAGACCCTGATCACAGCCATGGAGCAGTTATATACTCTTGGCGCACTGGATGACGAGGGACTGCTCACACGATTGGGACGAAGG ATGGCAGAATTCCCCTTGGAACCCATGTTGTGCAAGATGTTGATCATGTCGGTGCATCTAGGCTGCAGCGAGGAGATGCTCACCATTGTGTCCATGTTGTCCGTGCAGAACGTCTTCTACAGACCCAAA GACAAGCAAGCCTTAGCAGACCAGAAGAAGGCAAAGTTCCATCAGCCTGAGGGTGACCATCTCACACTGCTGGCTGTCTACAATTCTTGGAAGAACAACAAGTTCTCCAACCCGTGGTGTTACGAGAACTTCATTCAAGCACGCTCCCTTAGGAGAGGGCAGGACATCCGCAAGCAGATGTTGGGCATCATGGACCG GCACAAGTTGGATGTGGTATCTTGCGGCAAAGCCACGGTGAGGGTCCAAAAAGCAATTTGCAGTGGTTTCTTCCGGAACGCCGCCAAGAAGGACCCTCAAGAGGGTTACAGGACCCTCATTGACCAGCAGGTGGTCTACATTCATCCATCCAGCGCTTTGTTTAACCGGCAGCCAGAATG GGTGGTCTACCACGAACTGGTGCTCACCACCAAGGAGTATATGCGTGAGGTGACCACCATCGACCCACGTTGGCTGGTGGAGTTTGCACCCGCCTTCTTTAAGGTGTCTGACCCCACACGTCTCAGCAAGCAGAAGAAGCAGCAGAGACTTGAGCCTCTGTATAACCGCTACGAAGAACCAAACGCGTGGAGAATTTCAAGAGCTTTCAGGAGACGTTAA